The following proteins are encoded in a genomic region of Arachis ipaensis cultivar K30076 chromosome B02, Araip1.1, whole genome shotgun sequence:
- the LOC110268258 gene encoding uncharacterized protein LOC110268258 yields the protein MPNPCSPSLPPTHSLRSPLTLSLSLSPLTLSLSPLTVVAPHAPLTTLHIAALLTVAVPPSPSSLRRLTTVITPKSEKSVCHHNSPLTASPLTTPGRLCAHSSSPLIFIIASLRCAVTSRRLCAQLKAFFIREENS from the exons atgcctaat CCCTGCTCACCATCGTTGCCCCCCACTCACTCTCTTCGCTCGCCATTAACCCTCTCACTCTCGCTCTCGCCACTGACCCTCTCACTCTCGCCATTGACCGTCGTCGCCCCCCACGCACCACTCACCACTCTCCACATTGCTGCACTACTGACCGTCGCTGTGCCGCCCTCACCATCGTCGCTGCGCCGCCTCACCACTGTCATCACCCCCAAATCAGAGAAAAGCGTTTGCCATCATAACTCACCACTCACGGCGTCACCACTCACCACTCCAGGAAGACTCTGCGCTCACTCATCTTCCCCACTCATCTTCATCATCGCTTCTCTTCGCTGCGCGGTCACATCACGAAGACTCTGCGCTCAACTGAAAGCTTTCTTCATTCGCGAG GAGAACTCGTGA